ccctctgttatcgggcttctgaacggtctttccatcagctggtcattaggtgttgaagggtctgttcttgtgcttcaCTGATCTGTGTcttgttttctctgttgcgtggtatttggaggttatttttctgacgagagagaagtttacagtggaccttactttactttagacatacagcatggaaacaggcccatcgatcaccaattcactccttttctagagagatgctgtcagacccgttgaattcctgcagctttttgtgtctgtcatcaattcacacttattctctgttgtcccattttcccacctactccccacacacttggggcttttacagaaggtcaataaacatacaaaccggcatgtcctttgattgtgggaggaaaccagaacacccggaggaaatccacgaggccacaaggagaacgtgcaaacttagaacagtcagcagctgaggtcaggatcgaacccgggtccctggccttgaggcagcggctcttcccgctgctccacagtacctcagaaatattaagccttctctttccaaataccccatactgccgccaaggctttctgttttttctcttggcagtttatgggcagattcacattccaatcgcccattgaactggaaaaactaaaataaaaacccagatgctgaaaatccaaaatgaagatgtacagtaagatgcaagaaatactcagaaggttggttagcgtttgtagagaaagaaacggaattaatgactcaggttgaacaccattggTCATCAGTATTTGCTTTggaatgtaaggtctgtttcaccttgctgttgctgcctgaccagctgagtatttggggcaatttttgcttctattgcacattttaaagcctcaacgttttaagccatgcatttggtttgggcttcgggtgtggtaacaggtgacaaaagtcacttattaaaccagattcccgctgtttctgcaattgtcaaagtgaattctcaaagttacagctggtctgtggtcgcaccgcgtggcgttgctgccatctagtggcagaaccaagatgtgcaaacagtcctgttcccgattaacagaacacggtttggtgcagagatacagcacggaaacaggcctttcggccccccgaagatagacacaaaaagctggagtaggtcagcgggtcaggcagcatctctggtgaacaggattaggagacgtttcgggtcgagacccttcttctgattgggaaagtgaaacgagatatatagacagtggtacaaagattgtcaacaaatgaaagatacgtgaacaaataatgatgataaaagaagcaggccattgttggctgtgagctcggtgaaaacgagttacaggcaatgaaactcaccaggacgacagtgaaactagtacaacgaccagggtgggggagggactgaatccacgatcaccatcgatcacccgttcacaccagttctatgttatcccactttctcatccactctctatacaccaggggctacttcacaggggacaactaacctacaaatccgcacgtctttgggatgtgggagaaaagcggagcaactagaggaaacagagattagcttggcattgtactgttccacgttctatgtgggccgaagagactgttctagttctacatggccatcaacaccgagagacccattgtatctcccactcccaacattcagctttattcttcTCCCTTCCAGTAATTTCCGATTTCATTCCTCTCTCCTATTTACACCTCCCGAGTCAGACCTTTCCCGCCCTCTTCCGAACGACATCAACACCAATtcattcactctgatataacagactgtagctcttggaaatcctccttcataccaaacaagggtcccgaccctgaagcgtggtctgtccatttccatccacagatgctgcctggcccgctgagttcctccagcgctttgttgatTTTTTCCCCGCACCCCCGTTatatttcaacagatttcttgtatctaccatttccaatattcactttgccttctctcactggagggaatttccgatgtcattcccccctcctgtctccacttgccccccacccccccacccccccatactCGCCTTTACGCTGCTGttgaagtccacaccaaccccgctggtgccgcgttgtgactcagggcgagtttaggacccgccgcccgcggctgctgctgaacccgcggaGCCCGCGGGAAGGgagattgtttcaatctttatattttcacaaaagtgtttctgttccgatgacggacgcggttaacgcgttgaaatgaacggatcgacagctctgatttcacttgctctttatttctctcttcccacatttacattccccctggttttatttccgcgctcactggggttttttacAACGCGGAATATGggtattaaatgggagccgttcagcgccgacctgttgtccaccgggtttctgccccacagcccctgagccccgctcctgacgccggtcccgggacccgacacttttacacacccggagcggaaccggagcagattctcagccagtttacatcccaaggccagaagaaaggataaagtttccccgtgaatttattcccagtgaaggtgtggagatgggacttggtggccgcgtcgtaaaatgaaaccgtcccggactcgtaactgagataaactcccaccctcccggggacgggacgggcggggagaggggatggaggggaggtgaatgcatcaaactTGTCACCCccccgccagatgctccagactccagtctccggggtcagtgggacccatcccttcctctccacagactctgcggcgactcccagactccagtcctcactccccgccaccttcacctcccagtaatgtctccccgatgtgaacccctccgatcccagcacacacgcattgtctgtaaacctcttcccggtgtcagggagactcctccgggtccgggtccgtctcaccctcttccgatccccagacacctcgagctgcgcatgcgctgtttccacatccagggtgacggagactggggggagaagcagagaatcagagagtccccgggggggggggggagactcgggcagcgcggccccgggaccgggggagaggccgctcggcctcaggcacaggcgggcggacaactgaaaccctgcccggggtttcacccacgaccacatcggggggacaacagacatctccccccccggagtttttaatccagggacggagaggggaatttcgtgaggtgggggagggtggacggggaggacgggtgcggagagtgaggaggattgggagattgcggtggtgaaggagaaacggagggggggggtacacacatatggaggcagatcggagcaagaggatattgaggttagcggtaatttgaggttgttaaagaggaggtagaggtgcgtggtggggtcgtcatgatcacagtgaaagggggcagacacgaggggccagatgacctgcccctgtttctatgagtggagggtgagggagagggaggggtggcttggaccatggaaggaagcagaggttgaatgatcgggtgttggacagaatgggtggagacttgtggttgtggggtcgttgaaagagagcggattcacgggtggatttgatgggtgtgtacaactaacacactgatctcattgtgaaccaatatatgaacttcactgagggacttgacaatgttccgcatgtaaggctggtccagaaagcgaaggcaggtgggacccaAGACGAATTGGTAAAATGGacccataattggcttggtggttggaggtggaaggtagcggtagaaggatgattcttctgcctggaggtctgttactggtggtgtgtatcacagatcgatgctgcaacctttgctgtttatttcatattttcgtggcttggatgtgaatgtaggaggtgtgTATAGTACGTTTGTGGAGACTGGGAAATGTTATGGGTTGCGAGGAAGTCTGTCAAAGTTTGCAACATGATCTCGGCTGGATCATCAAAACATTTTCATGCGTGGATATCAATTCTGGAGAACGCAGTTTTCTTCAGACAAAGAGGTGTTAAGAGGTATCAGTTTTACCTCGCTTGATGATATCAGATGTTTCTCTCAATGCCATGTTGTAGAAAAAGGTGCGATCAAACGTTTCAATCGGCAACGCGTCATCTACCACCAacattggtttggcttcatcactaaacctgcaaatatttaatagctggttataaactgagcatttgagctgtttttttaaaacgtacattgtttcagtcaaaagcatgtcctacctcgtcttgcgaccagctacctcctgaaataaataaaagacaaatgTCAATAAACTGAGATGGATCGTTATGATCCCGACAGCGGGTATTTGGCCAAATTGCTACAAAAATCCCAAATGCAGTAAAGAGAACGTGGAATTCACAGGATGGCCTGAAGACAATATTGCAGATAAATTTAAGTTGAAGTGGGATGAATACATGAGGATTCCTGGAATTTGGGGCATTGTTGTCGGATGTGGTGAGTAGTTGGAACAGACGGAACATTGACCCAGTTCTGAACTACTGGTAAATGCGGCGTTTATTTCAGAAGTTTAACCCACCATTTTTCGGAATgtacactttcacttcgccaaactgtagtgtaaccccctcaccttcagaaatatcacgctgtccttgtgatctatctgttcctgtaactttgagagctcctcctgaatggactttaaattctcttgaatctcttgaagatttttctccattgtttttacaatcttcttctcttcctcctgaatctctcccagtaagcactgctctttctcagtgagaatctggtgccgttcagcaaactgggatgtgatctgtgactgaaggttgtgtgactcttcctgtcagatGAAAGTTCAAAATCAATATATTGTGTTCCCTCATGACATGGAACGTGACATTTGGCTAGTCAGTGTCGAGTCCTGCAGtgcagaccaacatgtccatgctgggcTCTGTACGTATCTACACTAATtctatttacaatagacaatagacaataggtgcatgagtaggccattcagcccttcgagccagcaccgccattcaatgcgatcatggctgatcactctcaatcagtaccccgttcctgccttctccccataccccctcactccgctatccttaagagctccatccagctctctcttgaaagcatccaacgaactggcctccactgccttctgaggcagagaattccacaccttcaccactctctgactgaaaaagttcttcctcatctccgttctaaatggcctaccccttattattaaactgtggccccttgttctggactcccccaacattgggaacatgtttcctgcctctaatgtgtccaatcccctaattatcttatatgtttcaataagatcccccctcaaccttctaaattccagtgtatacaagcctaattgctccagcctttcaacatacgacagtcccgccattccgagaattaacctagtgaacctacgctgcacgccctcaatagcaagattatccttcctcaaatttggagaccaaaactgcacacagtactccaggtgcggtctcaccagggcccggtacaactgtagaaggacctctttgctcctatactcaactcctcttgttatgaaggccaacattgcattggttttcttcactgcctgctgtacctgcatgcttcctttcagtgactgatgcactaggacacccagatctcgttgaacatcccctcttcctaacttgacaccattcagataataatctgcctttctattcttacttccaaagcgaataacctcacacttatctacattaaactgcatctgccatgtatccgcccactcacacaacctgtccaagtcacactgcagccttattgcatcttcctcacaattcacactatcccccagcttagtatcatctgcaaatttgctaatggtacttttaatccctttttaCATCTATTTAATCCATTGCTTTCATTACCTTGGCAATTCAAGAGTTCGGCTTAATATGACTGAAATAGCTGGTGAAagtaatgtacaagcacatcattcccatttccccagtacaattccctgcaacctgttccatttCATGTGTCCATTAACCCTCATTGGACAGATCCACGTCACCAGGACTAGCAGACAGCAGCACCACTTTTAATGACAGACTTCACAGATTCATACAGCAAGGGGTGTTAgataccgaccaagatgtcctatcTGCTCGATTTCCACCAGTCTTTGCCCCAGATAGTTCTAAAACTTTTTTCTCCAGGAATTTGTTCAAAGACGTTTAaactgttgttatggtacct
The window above is part of the Rhinoraja longicauda isolate Sanriku21f chromosome 43, sRhiLon1.1, whole genome shotgun sequence genome. Proteins encoded here:
- the LOC144612118 gene encoding E3 ubiquitin-protein ligase TRIM39-like, whose translation is MGLRFSDEAKPMLVVDDALPIETFDRTFFYNMALRETSDIIKRVSVTLDVETAHAQLEVSGDRKRVRRTRTRRSLPDTGKRFTDNACVLGSEGFTSGRHYWEVKVAGSEDWSLGVAAESVERKGWVPLTPETGVWSIWRGGDKFDAFTSPPSPLPARPVPGRVGVYLSYESGTVSFYDAATKSHLHTFTGNKFTGKLYPFFWPWDVNWLRICSGSAPGV